The Mesorhizobium sp. M1D.F.Ca.ET.043.01.1.1 genome contains a region encoding:
- a CDS encoding phosphoketolase family protein, translating into MTEHSSTNRLSARELRDIDAYWRAANYLTIGQIYLLDNPLLREPLRLEHVKPRLLGHWGTSPGLSFIYAHLNRAIRLRDANVIYVCGPGHGGPAMVANTYLEGTYSEINPDVSLDEAGMKKLFRQFSFPGGIPSHAAPDVPGSIHEGGELGYALSHAFGAAFDNPDLIVACVVGDGEAETGPLATSWHSSKFLNPAHDGAVLPILHLNGYKIANPTILARIPEEELRALFVGYGYEPLLVEGDDPVLMHERMAVVLDDALDRIRAIQQAARSGAKTAQPRPKWPMIILRSPKGWTGPKEVDGLKTEGFWRAHQVPLSGLAENPAHLKMLEEWLRSYRPEELFDAAGVPSSTIRATAPEGIRRMSANPHANGGLLRRSLELPDLNEHAIPVERPGQVKAESTRAMGAFLRDVMALNQSSRNFRIVGPDETASNRLQDVFEVTERAWMEEILPEDVHLGREGRVLEILSEHTCQGWLEGYLLTGRHGLFSCYEAFTHIVDSMFNQHAKWLDACRKLPWRRPIASLNYLLSSHVWQQEHNGFSHQDPGFIDVALNKKADVVRVYLPADANSLLCVTDHVLRTWNRINVIVAGKANSWQWLSIDEAKIHCNAGIGIWEWASTDRGTEPDVVMACAGDVPTLETLAAVQILKRHSPDLKIRLVNIVDLMTLQPKEHHPHGLSDREFDALFTKDKPVIFAYHGYPWTIHRLTYRRTNHDNIHVRGYNEEGTTTTPFDMTVLNGLDRYHLVLGVLDRIPEPAGAHIQLKQAMEGKLIEHRAYIREHGQDMPEILGWKWEQ; encoded by the coding sequence ATGACCGAGCATTCCAGCACCAATCGCCTGTCCGCGCGGGAACTGCGCGACATCGACGCCTACTGGCGCGCCGCCAACTACCTGACCATCGGGCAGATCTACCTGCTCGACAATCCGCTGCTTCGCGAGCCGCTTCGGCTGGAGCACGTCAAGCCCAGGCTGCTCGGCCATTGGGGAACCTCGCCGGGGCTCAGCTTCATCTACGCGCATCTCAACCGCGCGATCAGGCTGCGCGATGCCAACGTCATCTATGTCTGCGGCCCTGGCCACGGCGGACCTGCCATGGTCGCCAACACCTACCTCGAGGGCACCTACAGCGAGATCAATCCGGATGTCTCGCTGGACGAGGCCGGAATGAAGAAGCTCTTCCGGCAGTTTTCCTTCCCGGGCGGCATCCCAAGCCATGCCGCTCCCGATGTGCCCGGCTCGATCCACGAGGGTGGCGAGCTCGGCTACGCGCTCTCGCATGCCTTTGGCGCGGCCTTCGACAACCCGGATCTGATCGTCGCCTGCGTCGTCGGCGACGGCGAGGCGGAAACCGGGCCGCTGGCAACGTCCTGGCACTCCAGCAAGTTCCTGAACCCGGCCCATGACGGCGCGGTGCTGCCGATCCTCCATCTCAACGGCTACAAGATCGCCAATCCCACCATTCTCGCCCGCATCCCTGAAGAAGAACTGCGCGCGCTGTTTGTCGGCTATGGCTACGAGCCGCTGTTGGTCGAGGGTGATGATCCGGTCTTGATGCATGAGCGGATGGCCGTCGTGCTCGACGATGCGCTGGACCGCATCCGGGCGATTCAGCAGGCGGCGCGCAGCGGCGCGAAGACCGCGCAGCCCCGTCCGAAGTGGCCGATGATCATACTGCGAAGCCCGAAGGGCTGGACAGGCCCCAAGGAGGTCGACGGGTTGAAGACCGAGGGGTTCTGGCGCGCCCATCAGGTTCCGCTCTCCGGCCTCGCCGAAAACCCTGCGCATCTCAAGATGCTCGAGGAATGGCTGAGGAGCTACCGGCCCGAAGAACTCTTCGATGCAGCGGGCGTGCCTTCGTCCACGATCCGAGCCACCGCGCCGGAAGGCATCAGGCGCATGAGCGCCAACCCGCATGCCAATGGCGGCTTGCTGCGACGGTCTCTCGAACTGCCGGACCTGAATGAGCACGCGATCCCGGTCGAGCGCCCGGGACAAGTGAAGGCCGAATCGACCAGAGCCATGGGCGCCTTCCTGCGCGATGTCATGGCGCTTAACCAGAGCTCCCGAAATTTCCGCATTGTCGGTCCCGACGAAACGGCATCGAACCGGCTGCAGGATGTCTTCGAGGTGACCGAGCGTGCCTGGATGGAGGAGATCCTGCCCGAGGACGTGCATCTCGGCCGCGAAGGCAGGGTTCTGGAGATCCTGTCCGAACATACCTGTCAGGGCTGGCTGGAAGGCTATCTTCTTACCGGCCGCCACGGCCTGTTCTCCTGCTACGAGGCCTTCACGCATATCGTCGATTCCATGTTCAACCAGCATGCGAAATGGCTGGACGCCTGCCGCAAGTTACCCTGGCGGCGGCCGATCGCGTCGCTGAACTATCTGTTGTCCAGCCACGTCTGGCAGCAGGAGCACAACGGCTTCAGCCATCAGGACCCAGGCTTCATCGACGTGGCCCTGAACAAGAAGGCGGATGTCGTGCGCGTCTACCTGCCGGCGGATGCCAACAGCCTGCTTTGCGTGACCGACCATGTCCTGCGGACATGGAACCGCATCAACGTCATCGTCGCCGGCAAAGCCAATTCCTGGCAGTGGCTGTCCATCGACGAGGCGAAGATCCACTGCAACGCCGGCATCGGCATATGGGAGTGGGCATCGACCGACCGCGGCACCGAGCCGGATGTGGTGATGGCCTGCGCCGGCGACGTGCCGACGCTCGAGACGCTGGCCGCCGTCCAAATTCTGAAACGCCATAGTCCAGACCTCAAGATCCGGCTGGTCAACATCGTCGACCTGATGACCCTGCAGCCAAAGGAACACCATCCGCACGGCCTGTCGGATCGCGAGTTCGATGCGCTGTTCACCAAGGACAAGCCCGTCATCTTCGCCTACCATGGCTATCCATGGACCATCCATCGCCTGACCTACCGGCGGACCAATCACGACAACATCCACGTGCGCGGCTACAACGAGGAAGGGACGACAACGACGCCCTTCGACATGACCGTGCTCAACGGGCTTGACCGCTACCATCTCGTGCTCGGCGTGCTCGACCGTATTCCCGAGCCAGCCGGTGCGCACATCCAGCTGAAACAGGCCATGGAAGGCAAGCTGATCGAGCACCGGGCCTATATCCGCGAGCACGGGCAGGACATGCCGGAGATCCTCGGCTGGAAATGGGAGCAATAG
- a CDS encoding group III truncated hemoglobin, producing the protein MTDFWCSVILKSGVYQGRPVPAHLKLEDLTEADFEIWLALFRETAAELFAPKTAAVFVERAERIAASLKLAMFFRLDRAAPAGGR; encoded by the coding sequence ATGACGGACTTCTGGTGCTCCGTCATACTGAAAAGCGGCGTCTATCAGGGACGGCCGGTGCCGGCGCATTTGAAGCTCGAGGACCTCACCGAAGCCGACTTCGAGATCTGGCTGGCTCTCTTCCGCGAGACAGCGGCGGAGCTGTTCGCGCCGAAAACCGCGGCGGTGTTCGTCGAGCGGGCGGAACGAATAGCAGCGAGCCTGAAGCTCGCCATGTTCTTTCGCCTCGACCGTGCCGCCCCCGCGGGCGGCCGGTAA
- a CDS encoding pseudoazurin, translated as MKLPLIAAAVALLSIAGAANAEEHVVQMLNKGEKGAMVFQPDFVRAAPGDTIKFVPTDKSHNAEIIKGMIPDGAEAFKGKPSEEITVTLTKEGVYGVKCAPHYGMGMVALIVVGKPVNLEAAEAVKQIGKAKPVFAELFAEATKTASN; from the coding sequence ATGAAACTGCCCCTGATTGCCGCGGCTGTCGCCCTGCTCTCAATTGCCGGCGCTGCAAATGCCGAAGAACATGTTGTCCAGATGCTGAACAAGGGCGAGAAAGGCGCGATGGTCTTTCAGCCCGACTTCGTCCGGGCCGCACCCGGCGACACCATCAAGTTCGTGCCGACCGACAAGAGCCACAATGCAGAGATCATCAAGGGAATGATCCCGGATGGCGCTGAAGCCTTCAAAGGCAAGCCGAGCGAGGAGATCACGGTCACCCTTACCAAAGAGGGCGTCTACGGAGTGAAGTGCGCGCCCCACTACGGCATGGGCATGGTGGCCCTGATCGTCGTCGGCAAGCCTGTCAACCTGGAAGCGGCGGAAGCCGTCAAGCAGATCGGCAAGGCAAAGCCTGTCTTTGCCGAGCTGTTCGCCGAAGCGACCAAGACCGCTTCGAACTGA
- a CDS encoding SUMF1/EgtB/PvdO family nonheme iron enzyme has protein sequence MSFDPVFTFGAVGAAVLIGLGVSHALDGMSLRAGNSSVVSELVTLPPGSFDHAQPGEFLRDNHPAPAPIVRETIDTPLEIMKFQVTASDYDRCVSDGACKPADSRLAGNVPATGVSFLDTQAYASWLSAKTGEAWRLPTDVEWAYAAGERFRADIEGGEGDPADPAKRWLTQYRNETALGRKPDPEPRARGSFGLNSKGVADIAGNVWEWTSTCYAHATMSSGGVASSIGNCGVHVVEGFHRTYMSNFIRDGKSGGCAVGTPPDNLGFRLVHDRGGFLQAALRRLGLT, from the coding sequence ATGTCCTTCGATCCTGTCTTCACATTTGGAGCCGTCGGTGCTGCCGTCCTCATCGGACTAGGCGTCAGCCATGCGCTGGATGGTATGTCCTTGCGCGCTGGAAACTCATCTGTGGTGAGCGAGTTGGTGACGCTGCCACCCGGCTCATTCGACCACGCCCAGCCCGGCGAATTCCTCAGGGACAACCATCCCGCGCCGGCACCTATAGTGAGGGAAACGATCGACACGCCGCTGGAAATCATGAAGTTCCAGGTGACCGCATCGGACTATGACCGTTGCGTCTCTGATGGCGCCTGCAAGCCCGCCGACTCGCGCCTTGCCGGCAACGTTCCGGCGACGGGCGTCAGCTTCCTCGATACGCAGGCCTATGCGAGCTGGCTGTCGGCGAAGACAGGTGAAGCGTGGCGGCTGCCGACCGATGTGGAATGGGCTTATGCCGCGGGTGAGCGATTTCGGGCCGACATAGAAGGCGGCGAAGGCGATCCGGCCGATCCTGCCAAGCGATGGCTCACGCAGTACCGCAACGAGACCGCGCTCGGTCGCAAACCAGATCCGGAACCGAGAGCACGCGGGTCCTTTGGCCTCAACTCAAAGGGTGTTGCGGATATTGCCGGCAATGTCTGGGAGTGGACCTCGACCTGCTATGCGCACGCGACGATGTCCAGCGGCGGCGTCGCCAGCTCGATCGGCAATTGCGGCGTGCATGTTGTGGAGGGTTTCCACAGGACCTACATGTCGAACTTCATCCGCGACGGCAAAAGCGGCGGTTGCGCGGTCGGCACGCCGCCCGACAATCTCGGCTTCCGCCTCGTCCACGACCGCGGTGGCTTCCTGCAGGCCGCGCTTCGTCGCCTGGGCCTGACCTGA
- a CDS encoding acetate/propionate family kinase: MTDAILVLNGGSSSLKFALFQQRDELHLSVRGSVSSIGHSPRLHIAPSAFSPEIDRSLGDGPIDIAKAFEAVASYLADSALLRRIGAVGHRIVHGGQEFAQATLLDKRALDALHRLEPLAPIHQAINLEIVHLAGRLLPEARQVGCFDTAFHTARPELARLYGLPREMSEQGIVSYGFHGLSYSHIAAKLRERYGDGAGGRTIVAHLGSGASLCAMKAGVSQATTMGFSTLDGLLMSTRCGAIDPGVILYLLEDRKLPADRLTELLYEQSGLLGVSGISGDMQTLLGSSEPAAARAVDLFVYRVGREIGSLAAALGGLDTLVFTAGIGEHAPQIRQRICEAAAWLGVVLENGLNDGGEALVSAPDSRADVLVIPADEERAVATELLDLETA, encoded by the coding sequence ATGACCGACGCGATCCTCGTCCTCAACGGCGGCTCCTCGAGCCTGAAGTTCGCCCTGTTTCAGCAGCGCGACGAGCTTCACCTTTCGGTGCGTGGCAGCGTCTCGTCGATCGGTCACTCTCCGCGATTGCACATCGCGCCTTCGGCTTTCTCGCCCGAAATCGACAGGAGCCTGGGGGACGGACCGATCGATATCGCCAAGGCATTCGAAGCCGTCGCGTCCTATCTTGCCGACAGCGCTCTTTTGCGCCGGATCGGCGCGGTCGGGCACCGCATCGTCCATGGCGGGCAGGAATTCGCCCAAGCGACCCTGCTCGACAAGCGTGCGCTCGATGCACTGCATCGGCTAGAGCCGCTCGCCCCGATCCATCAGGCGATCAACCTTGAGATCGTCCACCTGGCCGGTCGGCTTTTGCCCGAAGCCCGACAGGTCGGCTGCTTCGACACGGCCTTTCACACGGCGCGGCCGGAACTCGCCAGGCTCTATGGCTTGCCGCGCGAGATGTCGGAGCAGGGCATCGTCTCCTATGGCTTCCACGGGCTTTCCTACAGCCATATCGCCGCGAAGCTCCGCGAGCGTTACGGCGACGGTGCAGGCGGCCGAACGATTGTCGCCCATCTTGGCAGCGGCGCGAGCCTGTGCGCTATGAAGGCTGGCGTTAGTCAGGCCACCACCATGGGCTTCTCGACGCTCGATGGTCTTCTCATGAGCACGCGTTGCGGCGCCATCGATCCTGGCGTGATCCTCTATCTTCTGGAGGACCGCAAGCTGCCGGCCGATCGATTGACCGAATTGCTCTACGAGCAATCCGGTCTGCTTGGTGTATCCGGCATTTCCGGGGACATGCAGACGCTGCTTGGCTCGAGCGAGCCGGCGGCGGCCCGGGCCGTCGATCTCTTCGTCTACCGTGTCGGGCGCGAGATCGGCTCTCTTGCCGCAGCACTGGGAGGCCTCGACACGCTGGTATTCACCGCGGGCATCGGCGAGCATGCGCCGCAAATCCGGCAAAGGATCTGCGAGGCCGCCGCGTGGCTGGGCGTCGTTCTCGAAAACGGTTTGAATGACGGCGGTGAAGCACTGGTCAGCGCCCCGGATTCCCGCGCCGACGTTCTCGTCATTCCGGCCGACGAGGAACGCGCGGTGGCCACGGAACTCCTCGACCTCGAAACGGCCTGA
- a CDS encoding GNAT family N-acetyltransferase → MKSTLTTHTGFRFEVRRARAEDEPIVAEFFTHVTPQDLRFRFLGSVKEVSHERLVAMTRSDDPHIHNFLAFSTEGMLIAVATLANDPADRRGEVAICIREDRKHLGVSWEFLGYIARYADEHGIETIESIESRENRAAIELERDMGFTVATDPDDPTLVLVRRKLGAKLPG, encoded by the coding sequence ATGAAAAGCACGCTTACCACGCACACCGGATTTCGTTTCGAAGTGCGCCGCGCGCGCGCCGAAGATGAACCGATCGTCGCCGAGTTCTTCACCCATGTGACACCGCAGGATCTGCGCTTCCGCTTCCTCGGATCCGTGAAGGAGGTTTCGCACGAGCGGCTGGTAGCGATGACCCGCTCCGACGACCCGCACATCCATAACTTCCTCGCCTTCTCGACCGAGGGAATGCTGATCGCGGTGGCGACGCTTGCCAACGACCCGGCCGACCGGCGTGGCGAAGTCGCCATCTGCATTCGCGAGGACCGCAAGCATCTCGGCGTCAGCTGGGAGTTTCTAGGCTATATCGCACGATATGCCGACGAGCACGGTATCGAGACGATCGAGTCGATCGAGAGCCGCGAAAATCGCGCAGCGATCGAGCTCGAGCGCGATATGGGCTTCACCGTCGCGACGGACCCCGACGACCCGACGCTGGTCCTGGTTCGGCGCAAGCTCGGCGCTAAATTGCCAGGCTAA
- a CDS encoding potassium channel family protein, with protein MILNLFVGTIVISLTVLIHTFGLIAVTHAMTRLVALFRMHGRRSRVLAMITVVMGLFAVMTAEVWLWAGMYTLLGVLNDFETALYFSTITFSTVGYGDVVPAHRWRVLAALEGVNGFLLIGWSTAYLIAAGTRVGPFRVGEHF; from the coding sequence ATGATCCTCAATCTTTTCGTCGGCACGATCGTCATCAGCCTGACGGTCCTGATCCACACTTTCGGCCTTATCGCCGTCACGCATGCGATGACACGCCTTGTGGCGCTCTTCCGCATGCACGGCCGCCGCAGCCGGGTCCTCGCCATGATCACGGTCGTGATGGGCCTGTTTGCGGTCATGACGGCGGAGGTCTGGCTATGGGCGGGAATGTACACGCTGCTCGGAGTCCTTAACGACTTCGAGACCGCGCTTTACTTTTCGACCATCACTTTTTCGACGGTCGGCTACGGAGACGTGGTGCCCGCCCATCGGTGGCGCGTGCTGGCGGCTCTGGAAGGCGTCAACGGGTTCCTGCTGATCGGCTGGTCGACCGCTTACCTGATCGCCGCCGGCACCCGGGTCGGCCCGTTCCGGGTCGGCGAACACTTCTGA
- a CDS encoding Crp/Fnr family transcriptional regulator, which translates to MASLDRSLIAGLSLFEGIAAADLDRIVGQARSIRIAKDQPVFEQEQEAHSFFLLLDGHVRVVKSTPDGQEVTVRYISPGELMGIASALGRTTYPANAIAAVDCVVLAWPSQLWPTFATSFPSFGSNTYKTVGTRLQDAHTRVIEMSTEQVEQRVAHALLKLIKQSGKKTQEGILIDFPISRQDVAEMTGTTLHTVSRLLSAWEDQGLVKSGRQRIVVVEPHRLLVIAEGRAAKS; encoded by the coding sequence TTGGCAAGCCTTGATCGATCACTGATTGCCGGGCTGTCCCTTTTCGAGGGGATCGCCGCCGCGGATCTCGACCGCATTGTCGGGCAGGCGAGGTCCATTCGGATCGCGAAGGATCAGCCGGTCTTCGAGCAGGAACAGGAGGCCCATTCCTTCTTCCTGCTGCTCGACGGCCATGTGCGCGTGGTGAAATCGACCCCGGACGGGCAGGAGGTGACCGTGCGATACATCAGTCCGGGCGAGTTGATGGGGATCGCCAGCGCGCTGGGCCGGACGACCTATCCTGCAAATGCAATCGCGGCCGTCGATTGCGTGGTGCTTGCCTGGCCAAGCCAGCTCTGGCCCACATTCGCGACGAGCTTTCCAAGCTTCGGCTCCAACACCTACAAGACCGTGGGAACCAGGCTGCAGGACGCGCACACGCGCGTCATCGAGATGTCCACCGAGCAGGTGGAGCAGCGCGTCGCGCATGCGTTGCTCAAGCTGATCAAGCAGTCGGGGAAAAAGACCCAGGAAGGGATTCTGATCGACTTCCCGATCTCACGCCAGGACGTCGCGGAAATGACGGGCACCACGCTCCACACCGTAAGCCGGCTGCTTTCGGCCTGGGAGGACCAAGGGCTGGTCAAGAGCGGACGCCAGAGGATCGTCGTGGTCGAGCCGCATCGGCTGCTTGTCATTGCCGAAGGCCGCGCGGCAAAGAGCTAG
- a CDS encoding DUF1858 domain-containing protein, whose amino-acid sequence MKRKLNDDTTMDQIMRETPPAIRVVLQHGMLCVGCPIASFHTISEAAREHDLDEDQLRRDLQAAIEEGGAD is encoded by the coding sequence ATGAAACGCAAATTGAACGACGACACGACGATGGACCAGATCATGCGCGAGACGCCGCCGGCGATCCGCGTCGTTCTCCAGCATGGGATGCTCTGCGTCGGCTGCCCGATCGCTTCCTTTCACACGATTTCTGAAGCCGCGCGCGAGCATGACCTTGACGAGGACCAGCTCCGCCGTGACCTGCAGGCGGCCATCGAAGAGGGCGGCGCGGACTAG
- a CDS encoding helix-turn-helix domain-containing protein: MYAQASAKIELPSYLSQQSPSLVFEGAAVQPVSFFPAGAEIYAQGEKAGALYQVEFGAVRIYRLLADGRRQISAFHLAGETFGFEADATHHFFAEAINATGVRVYRTPTGMDVSRQLLPLALKGLTRAQEHLLVLGRQNAIERVAAFLVEMSERQGGLRQVELPMSRIDIGDYLGLTIETVSRVFTRLKEKGVIRLLSLRSIEILKRDTLLAMGE; the protein is encoded by the coding sequence ATGTACGCTCAAGCTTCCGCCAAGATTGAACTGCCTTCATACCTTTCGCAGCAGAGCCCCTCGCTGGTATTTGAAGGCGCGGCGGTGCAGCCGGTCAGCTTTTTCCCGGCGGGCGCCGAGATCTACGCTCAAGGCGAAAAGGCGGGCGCCCTCTACCAGGTCGAATTCGGCGCGGTCCGCATCTACCGCCTCCTTGCCGACGGGCGCAGACAGATCAGCGCATTCCATCTGGCGGGAGAGACATTCGGCTTCGAGGCCGACGCTACCCATCATTTCTTCGCCGAAGCGATCAACGCAACCGGCGTCCGGGTCTATCGCACTCCCACGGGCATGGACGTGTCCCGCCAGCTCCTGCCTCTCGCCCTGAAAGGCCTGACCCGGGCGCAGGAACATCTTCTGGTGCTTGGCCGCCAGAACGCGATCGAGCGCGTCGCGGCCTTCCTGGTCGAGATGTCGGAGCGTCAGGGCGGGCTGCGGCAGGTGGAACTGCCGATGTCGCGGATCGACATCGGCGACTATCTCGGCCTCACCATCGAAACCGTATCTCGCGTCTTCACCCGCCTGAAGGAGAAGGGCGTCATCCGCCTGCTCAGCCTGCGCAGCATCGAAATCCTCAAGCGGGACACGCTGCTGGCGATGGGAGAATGA
- the nirK gene encoding copper-containing nitrite reductase, protein MLTRREALLGSVLTAAAVATIGSAPVIAAAKDVAGLPREKATLVAPPFVHAHDQAAKGGPKVVEFTMKIEEKPMVIDADGTQLNAMTYNGSIPGPLMVVHEGDYLELTLVNPDTNTLAHNIDFHAATGALGGGGLTLVNPGEQVTLRFKATRPGTFVYHCAPGGAMIPWHVVSGMSGAVMVLPRDGLKDEKGNPVRYDRIFYIGENDFYIPRDEQGKFKKYDSAGDNYDDTVKVMRGLIPTHVVFNGKAGSLTGENAMKAKVGETILIVHSQANRDTRPHLIGGHGDFVWEGGKFANPPAKDMETWFIRGGSAGAALYTFRQPGIYAYVNHNLIEAVELGATAHFMVDGSWDDDLMMQIEAPKAIAS, encoded by the coding sequence ATGCTTACGAGACGTGAAGCATTGCTGGGTTCTGTTCTTACCGCCGCCGCCGTTGCCACCATCGGCTCGGCACCGGTGATAGCGGCCGCGAAGGACGTGGCCGGACTGCCGCGCGAAAAGGCGACCCTGGTCGCGCCGCCTTTCGTGCACGCTCACGACCAGGCGGCCAAGGGCGGCCCCAAGGTGGTCGAGTTCACCATGAAGATCGAAGAAAAGCCGATGGTCATTGATGCCGACGGCACGCAGCTCAACGCCATGACCTACAACGGCTCCATTCCGGGTCCCCTGATGGTCGTGCATGAAGGCGACTACCTCGAACTGACGCTCGTCAATCCCGATACCAACACGCTCGCCCACAACATCGACTTCCATGCGGCGACCGGCGCGCTGGGCGGCGGCGGGCTGACGCTGGTCAATCCGGGCGAGCAGGTGACGCTGCGCTTCAAGGCGACCCGGCCGGGGACGTTCGTCTACCACTGCGCGCCCGGCGGAGCGATGATCCCCTGGCATGTCGTGTCGGGGATGAGCGGCGCGGTGATGGTGCTGCCGCGAGACGGCCTGAAGGACGAGAAGGGCAATCCTGTCCGCTATGACCGCATCTTCTATATCGGCGAGAACGACTTCTACATCCCGCGCGACGAGCAGGGAAAGTTCAAGAAGTACGATTCTGCCGGCGACAACTACGACGACACCGTGAAGGTGATGCGCGGCCTGATCCCGACCCATGTCGTGTTCAACGGCAAGGCAGGATCGCTGACCGGCGAGAACGCCATGAAGGCGAAGGTCGGCGAAACGATCCTGATCGTCCATTCCCAAGCCAACCGCGACACCCGCCCGCATCTGATCGGTGGCCATGGCGATTTCGTCTGGGAAGGCGGCAAGTTCGCGAACCCGCCCGCCAAGGACATGGAGACCTGGTTCATCCGCGGCGGATCGGCGGGTGCGGCGCTCTATACGTTCCGGCAGCCGGGGATTTACGCCTACGTCAATCACAATCTGATCGAAGCAGTCGAGCTCGGCGCGACCGCACATTTCATGGTCGACGGAAGCTGGGACGACGATCTGATGATGCAGATCGAAGCTCCCAAGGCAATCGCTTCGTAG
- a CDS encoding NnrS family protein: MAIPRTRPSAYPAILSYGFRPFFLLGSLQAATAMLLWLPLYYGKLGTFSTFLPVDWHIHELLFGYLPAVVTGFLLTAIPNWTGRLPVQDFRLLALVLLWIAGRVAVFFSAEIGWLPTAVIDCSFLLAVVAAAATEIVAGRNWRNLKVLLPVATLFAANVTFHAEAHYQGVSDMSRRLGLGAIVVLIMIIGGRIIPSFTRNWLVREKPGRLPASFGRFDIGTIALSAVGLAAWSFFPDAVATGVLLITAAVFNASRLGRWAGDRTLSDPLVLILHVAFAFVPLGLLLAGLAIFAPGGIPPVAGIHALAVGAIACMTLAVMTRATLGHTGRELKASVGTCAVFAAILIAAVLRVAAAIAPAEAILLYMSATFWVAAFAGYAVLFGGYLARPRLRARAIDPS; encoded by the coding sequence ATGGCAATTCCACGGACGCGGCCAAGCGCCTATCCGGCAATTCTCTCCTACGGGTTTCGACCCTTCTTCCTGCTTGGCTCGCTGCAAGCCGCCACCGCAATGCTTTTGTGGCTGCCTCTCTATTACGGCAAGCTTGGAACCTTCAGCACATTCCTGCCCGTAGACTGGCATATCCACGAATTGCTCTTTGGTTATCTGCCGGCGGTCGTGACGGGCTTTCTGCTGACCGCAATTCCGAATTGGACCGGGCGGCTGCCGGTTCAGGATTTTCGTCTGCTGGCGCTGGTGCTGCTCTGGATCGCGGGCCGGGTGGCCGTGTTCTTTTCGGCGGAAATAGGCTGGCTCCCGACTGCTGTCATAGACTGCTCCTTTCTTCTCGCGGTCGTGGCCGCGGCCGCAACGGAAATCGTTGCCGGGCGAAACTGGCGAAACCTCAAAGTACTCCTGCCGGTCGCGACGCTCTTTGCGGCAAACGTCACGTTTCATGCGGAAGCGCATTACCAGGGCGTCTCCGACATGAGCCGGCGCCTGGGTCTCGGGGCGATTGTCGTCCTCATCATGATCATCGGCGGGCGCATAATTCCGAGCTTCACCCGCAATTGGCTGGTCCGCGAGAAGCCGGGGCGGCTCCCGGCATCGTTCGGCAGGTTCGACATCGGGACGATCGCGCTGTCCGCTGTCGGACTCGCTGCGTGGAGTTTTTTCCCCGACGCCGTTGCAACCGGCGTGTTGCTGATCACCGCCGCGGTCTTCAATGCCTCCCGGCTTGGTCGCTGGGCGGGCGACCGAACGCTCTCCGATCCGTTGGTCTTGATCCTGCATGTTGCATTCGCCTTCGTGCCGCTTGGCCTTCTGCTTGCCGGACTCGCCATCTTCGCTCCAGGAGGAATCCCGCCGGTTGCCGGCATTCATGCCCTTGCAGTGGGCGCGATCGCCTGCATGACACTTGCCGTCATGACACGGGCCACCCTCGGTCACACTGGCCGCGAGCTGAAGGCAAGTGTTGGAACATGCGCCGTCTTCGCTGCGATCCTCATTGCCGCCGTTCTGCGCGTGGCCGCCGCAATCGCACCGGCCGAGGCAATTCTCCTCTACATGTCTGCGACGTTCTGGGTTGCCGCTTTTGCCGGCTACGCGGTGCTGTTTGGCGGGTATCTCGCGCGCCCCCGCCTGCGCGCACGCGCCATAGACCCCTCTTGA